The following proteins come from a genomic window of Nitrospira sp.:
- a CDS encoding Putative protease, with amino-acid sequence MAPLDLIKLTPLMERTSGRSEVKIGLIDGPVLTHHPDLSIERLREISGKQAASCTNANSSSCLHGTFVAGILSARRNSPAPAICPDCTLVIRSIFPETTLGRESMPSATPQELAAAIRDCLGASVRVINLSLALAHPSTKGEQALDESLHLCARRGVLVVAAAGNQGTLGSSAITRHPWVIPVVACDLQGKPLNESNLSSSMGRRGLLAPGAGITSLGTKGEPLTLGGTSVAVPFVTGAIALLWSEFPSMSAAHIKLALMRSSTMRRASVVPPLMDAMAAYHFLSTTNARRRA; translated from the coding sequence ATGGCACCGTTGGACTTAATCAAACTCACCCCGCTGATGGAAAGGACCAGCGGGCGCAGCGAGGTGAAGATAGGACTTATCGATGGCCCGGTTCTGACGCACCATCCTGATCTGTCAATCGAGCGCCTCCGCGAGATTTCTGGAAAGCAAGCCGCTTCGTGCACGAATGCCAATAGCAGCTCATGTCTGCATGGCACCTTTGTCGCCGGCATCTTATCTGCACGGCGGAATTCTCCCGCCCCCGCCATTTGCCCTGACTGCACGCTCGTTATACGGTCCATTTTCCCCGAAACGACTTTAGGAAGGGAATCCATGCCGAGCGCCACGCCTCAAGAACTTGCTGCGGCGATTCGAGACTGCCTGGGCGCTAGCGTACGAGTCATCAATCTGAGCCTTGCTCTTGCTCACCCGTCCACGAAGGGCGAACAGGCACTGGACGAGTCGCTCCATCTGTGCGCCAGACGTGGTGTCCTCGTCGTTGCTGCGGCCGGCAATCAAGGCACGCTCGGCAGCTCCGCAATCACCCGCCATCCCTGGGTCATCCCGGTCGTGGCATGCGACCTCCAAGGCAAACCACTGAATGAATCGAACTTGAGCAGCTCTATGGGTAGGCGTGGGCTCTTAGCTCCCGGTGCGGGCATCACTAGTCTGGGAACTAAAGGTGAACCTCTCACGCTTGGAGGAACGAGCGTCGCAGTGCCGTTCGTGACGGGGGCGATTGCGCTCTTGTGGTCGGAATTTCCTTCCATGAGTGCCGCCCATATCAAACTCGCTCTGATGCGATCTTCTACGATGCGAAGAGCCTCGGTGGTGCCTCCCCTCATGGATGCCATGGCAGCCTATCACTTTCTTTCGACCACGAATGCAAGGAGGCGAGCATGA
- a CDS encoding putative acylhydrolase, producing MSRTPLVICFGDSLTAGFQSPTRDNPIGRETPYGQFLQSYLGDVVEVRTSGICGESTGEMIVRFQRDVLDHRPGYVPILGGTNDLGWNASPAEIMHNLVMMYEQTLAMGGMPLPVTVPSIRGEDGRDGTTGQEWIAEHLDRRSRLNRLIQDYAGSKGLAYVDLFAATVDPQSGQLAEQFSNDGIHLTTAGYRLFAEHVARILKPLLAQDPQS from the coding sequence ATGAGTAGAACTCCACTTGTCATCTGTTTCGGCGACAGCCTGACGGCAGGGTTTCAGTCGCCGACGAGAGACAATCCGATCGGACGAGAGACTCCATATGGGCAGTTTCTCCAATCTTATTTGGGCGATGTCGTCGAAGTTCGCACCAGTGGGATCTGTGGTGAATCGACGGGCGAAATGATCGTGCGATTCCAGCGCGATGTGTTGGATCATCGGCCCGGCTATGTGCCGATTCTAGGAGGAACCAACGATCTGGGATGGAACGCGTCACCCGCGGAAATTATGCATAATCTGGTCATGATGTACGAGCAGACCCTTGCGATGGGAGGCATGCCCCTTCCGGTGACGGTTCCTTCAATACGAGGAGAGGACGGTCGGGACGGCACGACGGGTCAAGAGTGGATCGCCGAGCATCTAGACCGTCGAAGCCGATTGAACAGACTTATCCAAGATTACGCCGGCTCAAAAGGCCTCGCCTATGTCGATCTGTTCGCAGCCACCGTGGATCCTCAGAGCGGGCAATTGGCGGAACAGTTCTCGAACGACGGGATTCACCTGACGACCGCAGGGTATCGCCTATTTGCCGAACATGTAGCACGGATCCTGAAGCCGTTGTTGGCGCAAGACCCGCAATCGTGA
- a CDS encoding HD-GYP hydrolase domain containing protein, with translation MQPILTHEKSLSQKIGQGSEAGDILDQQLVMLGFQLITQLNTLIKTSKIHGRANAALDKPVETMLTLIETLSHDQPVTLWVQDDFLFLGEHHLKVTAQQMLVVSSILDALKKWRIGGLTFSSSVSSKDLREFAHLFVSLDPTTKSIEDFRQELMNLAVTGIELKDPRFLNLKENLAEDMDSRARHKARSKAAYGKAADAVGNLVQSSRDGKALNFRQAKRAIQNIVDLMMQDEPIMLGLTTLRCHDQYTHNHSVNVSLLSIALANRAGYPKVELADLGLAALFHDMGKSAIPLEVLNKPGEFTEDEWTMMRNHPTEGVLSLTQLRGITNLPARMAAASFEHHMNFDYSGYPKLETPWKLSLTGRILMIADCYDAMTSSRVYRREPMSPSKVLNMMLAKSGRSFDATLLKLFVNCVGIIPIGSMVVLDSDEFAVVLKPAADKTASERPVVKVITDAQGTPVDNGPELDLTEKDEVGAYRHHIVRLIDNMEYKFDTSRYFL, from the coding sequence ATGCAGCCGATTCTGACACACGAAAAGTCGCTGTCGCAGAAGATCGGCCAAGGGTCGGAAGCAGGAGATATCCTCGACCAGCAGTTGGTGATGCTGGGATTTCAGCTCATCACACAGCTGAATACGTTGATTAAGACGTCGAAGATCCATGGTCGGGCCAACGCCGCTCTCGACAAACCCGTCGAAACGATGTTGACCCTCATTGAAACCCTTTCCCACGACCAACCGGTCACCTTGTGGGTGCAGGACGATTTTCTCTTCCTCGGTGAACACCATCTGAAAGTGACGGCGCAACAAATGCTGGTCGTCTCAAGCATTCTTGACGCCTTGAAAAAGTGGCGGATCGGCGGGTTGACCTTTTCCTCATCGGTTTCTTCCAAGGACCTTCGAGAGTTCGCCCATCTCTTCGTCAGTCTTGACCCGACAACGAAGTCGATCGAAGACTTCCGACAGGAGCTGATGAACCTAGCCGTGACCGGCATCGAACTGAAGGACCCTCGATTTCTCAACCTAAAAGAAAACCTTGCGGAGGACATGGATTCGAGGGCTCGGCACAAGGCACGTTCGAAAGCCGCGTATGGTAAAGCCGCCGACGCGGTCGGCAATCTGGTTCAGTCGTCCCGAGACGGCAAAGCGCTGAACTTTCGGCAGGCGAAACGGGCCATTCAGAATATCGTCGACTTGATGATGCAGGACGAGCCGATCATGTTGGGCCTCACGACCCTTCGCTGCCATGATCAATACACACATAATCACTCCGTCAACGTCTCACTGCTCTCCATCGCTCTTGCAAACAGGGCCGGCTATCCGAAAGTCGAGTTGGCCGATCTCGGCTTGGCCGCGTTGTTTCACGACATGGGAAAGTCGGCCATTCCTCTTGAGGTCCTGAATAAACCGGGTGAGTTTACGGAAGACGAATGGACGATGATGCGTAACCACCCCACGGAAGGAGTTTTGAGTCTCACGCAGTTACGCGGCATCACCAACCTTCCGGCCCGCATGGCCGCGGCATCCTTTGAACACCACATGAACTTCGACTATTCGGGCTATCCCAAATTGGAAACACCGTGGAAACTCTCTTTGACGGGGCGCATTCTCATGATCGCCGATTGTTACGATGCCATGACATCTTCCCGTGTCTACCGCCGAGAGCCGATGTCGCCCTCGAAAGTGCTGAATATGATGCTTGCAAAATCCGGGAGGAGTTTCGATGCGACCCTGCTCAAACTCTTCGTCAATTGCGTCGGAATCATTCCGATCGGAAGCATGGTGGTCCTCGACTCCGATGAATTCGCCGTCGTGCTCAAGCCTGCCGCCGATAAGACCGCGAGCGAACGGCCGGTCGTCAAAGTCATCACCGATGCGCAGGGTACTCCCGTCGATAACGGCCCCGAGTTGGACTTGACTGAAAAAGACGAGGTCGGCGCGTACCGTCACCACATCGTCCGGCTGATTGATAATATGGAGTACAAGTTCGATACGAGCCGTTACTTCCTCTGA
- a CDS encoding PHP domain-containing protein, with product MSRLDLHLHTTHSDGSCTPTEVIRLAHQAGVTALAITDHDIMTGVAEAVASGQECGIEVIPGVEISSTIGSSELHILGYFLDRQDSDLFERLEALRNARHRRNPLIIERLQILGIDITYDEVRALAGTDSIGRPHIARVLMDKHVVTSAKEAFDRFLAEGKPAYVARELPSPTEAIHWIKAARGLAVLAHPTWVKVTEQPLIDLVRQLKADGLDGVEVYYSTHAARQTREYLSLAQQLGLLVTGGSDFHGLTKPDIEVGIGKGTLHIPTSLLPKMKEAAGRL from the coding sequence ATGAGCCGCTTAGACCTTCATCTCCACACCACCCACTCTGATGGAAGTTGTACACCGACGGAGGTCATTAGGCTGGCACACCAAGCCGGCGTGACGGCTTTAGCCATTACCGATCACGACATCATGACCGGTGTCGCTGAAGCCGTGGCGTCCGGACAAGAATGTGGAATCGAGGTCATACCGGGAGTGGAAATCAGCTCGACCATCGGCAGCTCAGAGCTCCACATTCTTGGCTACTTCCTTGATCGGCAGGACTCCGATTTGTTCGAGCGCCTGGAGGCCTTGCGAAACGCTCGTCACCGTCGGAATCCACTGATCATCGAACGATTACAGATCCTGGGAATCGACATTACGTATGACGAAGTCCGTGCACTCGCCGGCACCGATTCGATCGGCAGACCACACATTGCCCGAGTCTTAATGGACAAACACGTCGTCACTTCTGCCAAAGAAGCCTTCGATCGGTTTCTTGCCGAGGGCAAACCGGCCTACGTTGCTCGCGAGCTGCCGAGCCCTACCGAAGCCATTCACTGGATCAAGGCCGCTCGCGGACTCGCCGTCCTCGCTCACCCGACATGGGTCAAAGTCACAGAGCAACCGCTGATCGATCTCGTTCGACAACTCAAAGCCGACGGACTCGACGGGGTAGAGGTCTACTATAGTACACATGCGGCGCGACAAACTCGAGAATACCTCAGTCTGGCTCAACAACTCGGTCTGTTGGTCACCGGCGGAAGCGACTTTCATGGCCTCACGAAACCCGACATCGAGGTCGGCATCGGCAAGGGCACGTTGCACATTCCGACATCGTTGCTTCCCAAGATGAAGGAAGCCGCCGGACGTCTCTAA
- a CDS encoding Serine/threonine protein kinase, with protein MVNAPSWTLQYVLAALVALFAGPVLSKLPEAQSFPLTLFGLTGSQTLRLIVEGTGLVALCLLSLRAFRQMPDNGRGFSFLRQLVLPVTILFIVIVVDKTLHIEGLSLLDHVGPTRYALTYAAALTLVGFWITTAWLRHLKALRRFFANPAESTRYKELGLRAEGDDEIDLERERSQSDTAAHIPTTQNGPPNTLGRYKVLKELGRGSMGVVYLGKDPTIQRFVAIKTMRLDEIGDRDKRQEVKARFFREAESTGRLSHPNIVTIFDAGEEDDLGYIAMEVIQGTTLKQWSRKPNLLPLEKVIQILATVAEAMDYAHQQGVVHRDIKPANIMLTTDEMVKIMDFGIAKMTTSSKTQTNIVMGTPTYMSPEQIAGKKVDGRSDIFSLAVVMFELLTGRPPFTADNVSALLFAIAHTPHLSARAIRPDLSPAIKAVLDRALHKDPVHRYRRAGEFAMELRACLEGLAA; from the coding sequence ATGGTCAACGCGCCGAGCTGGACCCTTCAATATGTGCTTGCCGCACTGGTCGCCCTCTTTGCCGGTCCCGTACTGAGCAAACTGCCGGAGGCGCAGTCGTTTCCACTCACGCTGTTCGGCCTGACCGGCTCCCAAACTCTTCGCCTCATCGTTGAAGGAACAGGCCTGGTCGCTCTTTGCCTCCTTTCGCTCCGCGCATTCCGGCAGATGCCGGATAACGGACGAGGGTTCTCGTTTCTGCGACAACTGGTGCTTCCAGTCACGATCCTGTTCATTGTGATCGTAGTGGATAAAACTCTTCATATCGAGGGGCTTTCGCTTCTGGACCATGTGGGACCCACCCGCTATGCCTTGACCTATGCGGCGGCATTGACACTGGTCGGGTTTTGGATCACCACTGCGTGGCTCCGGCATCTCAAGGCTCTTCGCCGTTTTTTCGCGAATCCTGCAGAATCGACTCGATATAAAGAACTGGGACTGCGAGCCGAAGGTGACGACGAAATCGACCTGGAACGAGAACGCAGTCAATCCGATACCGCCGCGCACATTCCCACCACGCAGAATGGTCCGCCCAACACGCTCGGTCGGTACAAGGTGTTGAAGGAATTGGGACGCGGCTCGATGGGAGTGGTGTATCTTGGGAAAGATCCGACGATCCAGCGATTCGTGGCGATCAAAACCATGCGGCTCGACGAGATCGGCGATCGCGATAAACGACAGGAAGTGAAGGCTCGGTTCTTTCGGGAGGCAGAATCGACGGGGCGACTCTCTCACCCCAATATCGTCACGATCTTCGACGCCGGGGAAGAAGACGACCTCGGCTACATCGCCATGGAGGTGATTCAGGGCACCACGCTCAAGCAGTGGTCGCGAAAACCGAATCTCCTGCCGCTGGAAAAAGTGATTCAGATACTGGCGACGGTCGCCGAAGCGATGGACTATGCTCATCAGCAGGGCGTCGTGCATCGCGACATCAAACCGGCAAACATCATGCTGACCACGGACGAGATGGTCAAGATTATGGACTTCGGCATTGCTAAGATGACAACCTCGTCAAAAACCCAGACAAATATCGTGATGGGAACTCCCACGTACATGTCTCCGGAGCAGATCGCCGGGAAAAAGGTGGACGGACGATCCGATATCTTTTCGCTCGCCGTCGTGATGTTCGAGCTCCTCACCGGTCGTCCTCCCTTTACTGCGGACAACGTTTCGGCACTGCTGTTTGCCATCGCTCACACGCCGCATCTCAGCGCAAGAGCGATCAGACCTGATCTCTCTCCTGCCATTAAGGCTGTCCTGGATCGAGCGTTGCACAAAGACCCGGTTCACCGCTATCGCCGCGCCGGCGAATTCGCCATGGAACTTCGGGCCTGCTTGGAAGGATTAGCCGCGTAG
- a CDS encoding secondary thiamine-phosphate synthase enzyme YjbQ produces the protein MSMEAAGTMLWSTIMKSYREELWFETKTRRAYINITPHVEAVVKKSGIREGLVLVNAMHITASVYINDDEPGLLRDYDDFLERLAPQEAVYRHNDTGEDNGDAHLKRQVMGREVVVALTEGKLDFGPWERIFYGEFDGRRRKRVLVKIIGE, from the coding sequence ATGTCTATGGAAGCGGCAGGCACAATGTTGTGGTCGACGATCATGAAGTCCTACCGTGAAGAACTCTGGTTTGAGACAAAGACCAGACGAGCCTACATCAATATCACGCCCCACGTCGAAGCAGTGGTCAAGAAGAGTGGGATACGGGAAGGTCTCGTCCTGGTGAACGCCATGCATATCACGGCCAGCGTGTACATCAATGATGATGAGCCCGGCCTGTTGCGGGACTACGATGATTTCTTGGAACGGCTTGCTCCTCAAGAGGCGGTGTACCGGCATAACGACACCGGCGAGGACAATGGCGACGCTCATCTGAAGCGACAAGTGATGGGGCGAGAAGTCGTCGTCGCCCTCACAGAAGGAAAACTGGACTTCGGTCCCTGGGAGCGAATTTTTTACGGCGAGTTCGACGGACGTCGTCGCAAGCGGGTCCTCGTGAAGATTATTGGTGAATAG
- a CDS encoding HAD-superfamily hydrolase, subfamily IA, variant 3 yields the protein MQAVIFDFDGVIADTEPLHFESLRRTLADIEIILTEPDYYADYLGFDDHGCILEALRINQRRISPSLVEELMAKKAAAYLTSIKDHLVIFPGVKEFVEDAAATYPIAIASGALRAEIELVLEQIGIRKAFGHITSAEDVTCGKPNPEPFLQALAGLNRRHSAAPIPPDACLAIEDSRPGIRAARSAGMKVLAVANTHTIQDLHEADAISYSLGETRLQDLRIRLWPA from the coding sequence ATGCAGGCCGTAATCTTCGACTTCGACGGTGTCATCGCCGACACCGAGCCGCTTCACTTTGAAAGTCTGCGCCGGACACTGGCAGACATCGAGATCATTTTGACCGAACCGGATTATTATGCCGACTATCTCGGCTTCGATGATCATGGATGTATTCTGGAAGCGCTACGCATCAATCAACGCCGGATCTCTCCCTCGCTTGTCGAAGAGTTGATGGCAAAAAAGGCCGCCGCCTATTTGACCTCGATCAAGGATCACCTGGTGATTTTTCCGGGTGTCAAGGAATTCGTTGAAGATGCCGCGGCCACCTATCCCATTGCCATCGCCTCGGGTGCCTTGCGTGCCGAGATCGAGTTGGTGCTGGAACAAATCGGAATCCGAAAAGCGTTCGGTCATATTACCAGCGCGGAGGATGTGACGTGCGGCAAACCGAATCCGGAACCGTTTCTGCAGGCCCTGGCCGGATTAAACCGTCGGCATTCCGCTGCTCCGATCCCTCCGGATGCTTGCTTGGCTATCGAAGATTCCCGTCCCGGCATCCGGGCTGCACGATCAGCGGGAATGAAGGTCTTGGCGGTAGCCAATACGCACACCATACAGGATCTTCACGAGGCCGATGCAATCAGCTATAGTTTGGGCGAAACGCGCCTTCAGGATTTGCGCATCCGCTTGTGGCCGGCATAA
- a CDS encoding ABC transporter, substrate-binding protein (cluster 8, B12/iron complex), with the protein MVAALDLADRLVGISHECDFPASIRHIPVMIEPLVGTDGVSGREIDKQVKELVASGQRLYRLNEDAFCRARPDLILTQDLCHVCSITPDQLTRAIESLQHRPEVLTFSPTTLDDMIHDIERIAGAADVPAKGRALTKELRRRVDHVRAEIGSTSSRPRVVCLEWLDPLYVAGHWVPEMVELAGGRDVLGSQHAPSHETTWHAVEAARPDVIFVMPCGYSVERTVNELRHVGHLGDAWRQACQRRAELYVVDASSLFSRPGPRLVDGVELLAAILHPTPDHPLDPTKAIKLEATTLTADCAS; encoded by the coding sequence ATGGTCGCCGCTCTGGATTTGGCCGACCGACTGGTCGGTATCAGCCACGAATGCGACTTTCCTGCCTCGATTCGGCACATTCCCGTCATGATTGAACCCCTCGTCGGTACGGACGGAGTATCCGGTAGGGAAATCGACAAACAGGTCAAAGAGCTGGTTGCGTCAGGACAGCGGCTCTACCGACTCAATGAGGATGCCTTTTGCCGCGCCCGTCCGGACCTTATCCTGACGCAGGACCTCTGTCACGTCTGCTCCATCACGCCGGACCAGCTCACCCGCGCGATTGAATCACTTCAGCATCGACCCGAAGTACTGACATTCAGCCCAACGACATTGGACGACATGATCCATGATATTGAACGCATCGCCGGTGCGGCAGACGTACCCGCGAAGGGACGGGCACTCACCAAGGAGCTCCGTCGTCGAGTAGACCACGTGCGTGCAGAGATCGGCAGCACGTCATCGCGCCCCCGCGTGGTGTGTCTCGAATGGCTGGATCCTCTCTATGTCGCAGGCCACTGGGTTCCGGAAATGGTTGAGCTCGCCGGTGGGCGCGACGTCCTTGGATCTCAGCATGCCCCATCGCATGAAACGACGTGGCATGCTGTGGAGGCCGCTCGGCCCGATGTCATCTTTGTGATGCCTTGCGGTTACTCCGTCGAACGCACGGTCAATGAGCTCAGGCACGTCGGACACCTTGGTGATGCATGGCGGCAAGCTTGCCAACGACGGGCGGAGCTTTACGTCGTCGATGCCTCATCCCTCTTCAGCCGTCCTGGTCCACGACTCGTCGACGGCGTAGAGTTGCTTGCGGCTATTCTGCACCCCACACCCGACCATCCTCTCGATCCGACCAAAGCGATCAAACTTGAGGCCACGACACTCACCGCGGACTGCGCGTCATGA
- a CDS encoding Phytoene synthase — MTVSEAQAYCTAYTKKSGSNFYYSFLFLPKAKRDAMYTVYAFCKAVDSAVDEPTAGSNPKDELKRWREELDAVYSGTPTTPIMVSLARHVKALGIPKAYFEELIKGVEMDLFHNRYVTFDELSLYCYRVASVVGLICLHVFGVTSARAQDYAVALGMAFQLTNILRDVGTDAAESRIYLPLDDLRKWNHSEKAILNRSYSPEFRALMEYEASRAHHYYKRADAALMGLSPRERRALTVAEIMRGIYSRILERIEQSNYQVFGPRISLTTARRVVIALRIWLRSLFL, encoded by the coding sequence ATGACGGTCTCTGAAGCGCAAGCCTATTGCACCGCCTACACCAAGAAAAGCGGCAGTAATTTTTACTATTCGTTCCTGTTCCTTCCCAAGGCCAAACGCGACGCCATGTACACGGTCTATGCCTTCTGCAAGGCCGTCGACAGTGCCGTCGATGAACCGACCGCCGGGAGCAACCCAAAAGACGAACTCAAGCGTTGGCGTGAGGAGCTTGACGCGGTATATTCCGGCACCCCGACCACTCCCATCATGGTGAGCCTCGCCCGCCACGTGAAGGCCTTGGGAATTCCCAAGGCGTACTTCGAGGAATTGATCAAAGGCGTCGAGATGGACCTGTTCCACAATCGCTATGTCACGTTCGATGAGCTGTCACTCTATTGCTATCGCGTCGCTTCCGTAGTAGGGCTCATCTGCTTGCATGTCTTCGGTGTCACATCGGCGCGCGCGCAGGATTATGCAGTGGCACTCGGCATGGCCTTCCAACTGACAAACATCCTCCGCGATGTCGGAACAGATGCCGCCGAAAGTCGGATTTATCTACCGTTGGACGACTTACGGAAGTGGAATCATTCTGAAAAAGCCATACTTAATCGAAGCTATTCTCCGGAGTTCCGCGCATTGATGGAATATGAGGCCTCCCGAGCGCACCATTATTACAAGCGGGCCGATGCGGCCCTCATGGGACTATCGCCTCGGGAGCGCCGCGCGCTGACCGTGGCAGAAATCATGCGTGGTATTTACAGTCGGATTTTGGAACGGATCGAACAGTCGAACTATCAGGTCTTCGGACCGCGTATCAGTCTCACCACCGCGCGCCGAGTAGTTATTGCCTTGCGTATTTGGCTCCGCTCCCTATTCTTGTGA
- a CDS encoding Mobile element protein, translated as MIAGKLPNYELSGEVEADECYFGGVRKGQRGRAAAGKVLVFGLLKRGGHVVAAIIPNAKSQTLMPLIRERVRPNSLGYTDSFTAYDTLEVSEFRHRRVNHSKTFVSKRGHHIKGIENFWNQAKRHLRRFNGIRKESFYWYLKECEWRFNGGTHQRLLRQLTQWYKSSKH; from the coding sequence GTGATTGCCGGCAAGTTGCCGAATTACGAGCTATCAGGCGAAGTGGAAGCCGACGAATGTTATTTCGGCGGCGTGCGGAAAGGCCAGCGCGGGCGGGCTGCTGCCGGGAAGGTCCTGGTGTTTGGCCTTTTAAAACGGGGCGGTCATGTAGTGGCCGCCATCATTCCCAATGCCAAATCCCAGACGCTCATGCCCCTCATCCGTGAGCGGGTTCGGCCCAATAGCCTCGGATACACTGACAGCTTCACGGCCTATGACACCCTTGAGGTCTCCGAGTTTCGTCACCGACGTGTGAATCACAGTAAAACGTTCGTCTCGAAACGCGGCCACCACATCAAGGGCATCGAAAACTTCTGGAACCAGGCGAAGCGGCATCTGCGCCGGTTTAACGGAATCCGCAAGGAGAGCTTTTACTGGTATCTGAAGGAGTGTGAGTGGCGCTTCAATGGCGGCACTCATCAACGGCTGCTCAGGCAGCTTACACAGTGGTACAAATCATCCAAACACTAG
- a CDS encoding Uracil-DNA glycosylase, family 4, with the protein MELTPLQDLAQSLVGCERCKLAKLGRSQVVFGVGNPHASIMFVGEAPGFNEDQKGEPFVGAAGKLLNDLLASAGLSRDQIYIANVIKCRPPNNRDPEQDEVETCKPFLMQQIQLIRPKLVCTLGNWATQTLLERKVGITKVKAQAFYMKDFVIFPLLHPAAALHQGNLLETLKEDFKKLKEFLDRHSKPAEPTSKAPTPAAPVLNIESSQPTQMDLFG; encoded by the coding sequence ATGGAACTCACCCCTCTCCAAGACCTCGCTCAATCCCTCGTCGGCTGCGAGCGCTGTAAGCTGGCAAAGCTAGGGCGCAGCCAAGTCGTATTTGGCGTCGGGAATCCTCACGCCAGTATCATGTTTGTGGGAGAAGCGCCAGGTTTCAATGAAGATCAGAAGGGCGAGCCATTTGTGGGAGCGGCTGGAAAGCTCTTAAACGACCTCTTGGCCTCGGCAGGCCTCTCGCGCGATCAAATCTACATTGCGAATGTCATCAAGTGCCGACCGCCGAACAACCGCGACCCGGAGCAAGACGAAGTGGAAACCTGTAAGCCGTTCCTGATGCAGCAGATCCAGCTGATTCGGCCAAAACTGGTCTGCACCTTGGGCAATTGGGCTACTCAAACTCTATTGGAACGCAAAGTCGGTATCACCAAAGTAAAAGCACAAGCCTTCTACATGAAGGACTTCGTCATCTTTCCGTTGCTGCACCCAGCCGCCGCCCTCCATCAAGGCAACCTGCTTGAAACGCTGAAAGAGGATTTCAAGAAGCTGAAAGAATTTCTCGACCGCCACTCCAAACCGGCCGAGCCAACCAGCAAAGCCCCTACCCCAGCCGCACCAGTCCTGAATATTGAATCATCCCAGCCGACACAGATGGATTTATTCGGGTAA
- a CDS encoding Phospholipid-binding protein: protein MRSIWSGILFAIAFLPAVGVAADFQLTSPTIKHRGTIGKAHVSNGFGCSGDNVSPELRWTNAPKDTKSFAVTVYDPDAPTGSGWWHWVIFNIPPDVTALVADAGKPDGSRAPQLSMQSMTDFGQPGYGGPCPPPGHKPHRYIFTVFALKVDQLPLKPESSGAMVGYYLNQNALAKASLTGLYSRK from the coding sequence ATGAGATCGATATGGAGCGGCATTCTGTTCGCAATCGCATTCCTTCCTGCCGTCGGCGTCGCAGCCGATTTTCAGCTCACCAGCCCGACCATCAAGCATAGAGGCACCATCGGCAAGGCGCATGTCTCCAACGGATTTGGATGCAGTGGCGACAATGTCTCCCCTGAATTGCGCTGGACCAACGCACCGAAGGACACCAAGAGCTTCGCAGTGACGGTGTATGATCCCGATGCGCCGACCGGCAGCGGCTGGTGGCACTGGGTCATCTTCAATATTCCTCCAGATGTTACCGCGCTGGTTGCCGATGCGGGAAAACCGGACGGTTCCAGGGCTCCGCAACTCAGCATGCAGAGCATGACGGACTTTGGGCAGCCTGGGTACGGTGGACCCTGCCCTCCACCTGGGCATAAGCCGCATCGCTACATTTTTACGGTGTTTGCATTGAAAGTCGACCAATTACCGTTGAAGCCTGAGTCATCCGGAGCGATGGTCGGGTACTATCTCAACCAGAATGCTCTGGCCAAGGCTTCGCTCACCGGCCTGTACAGTCGCAAGTAA
- a CDS encoding Phospholipid-binding protein, YbhB/YbcL family translates to MSDCRKKAVLGRKSSCHGAIAVAFIVASAVGAGAREVDKMRMTSTAFSHEGAIPTAYTCEGKDISPPLTWSGLPTGTKSLVLIVDDPDAPDPAAPKMTWVHWVLYNLPPATDGLSEGVKALPPGTKEGINDWKRTGYGGPCPPIGRHRYFHKLYALDVVLADLKQPTKIQLEQAMKGHILGETYLMGTYQKVR, encoded by the coding sequence ATGAGCGATTGTCGGAAGAAAGCTGTGTTAGGGAGAAAGTCGAGCTGTCACGGGGCGATTGCAGTAGCATTCATCGTTGCGTCGGCCGTAGGAGCTGGGGCTCGTGAGGTGGACAAGATGCGTATGACCTCAACTGCATTCAGCCACGAGGGGGCAATTCCGACAGCCTATACCTGCGAGGGAAAAGATATTTCGCCGCCATTGACCTGGAGCGGCTTGCCGACCGGCACTAAGAGCCTGGTGCTAATTGTCGATGATCCTGATGCCCCGGATCCAGCGGCACCGAAAATGACGTGGGTGCATTGGGTGCTCTATAACTTACCGCCGGCAACCGACGGCTTGTCCGAAGGTGTGAAGGCACTCCCGCCGGGAACTAAAGAAGGCATCAACGATTGGAAACGAACGGGTTATGGAGGACCTTGCCCTCCCATCGGTCGACATCGGTATTTCCATAAACTCTACGCGCTTGACGTCGTGCTGGCGGATCTGAAGCAGCCGACCAAAATTCAGCTTGAACAAGCCATGAAAGGCCACATTCTCGGCGAAACGTACCTGATGGGGACCTATCAGAAGGTCCGATGA